Proteins encoded in a region of the Ancylobacter sp. SL191 genome:
- a CDS encoding nitrilase family protein: protein MPTSSLVRVACVQMEPRIGDTNANVAHSLTLIGQAADAGATLIVLPELANTGYVFETREEAFALAETIPDGPTCRAWAALAAERGLHIVAGITERAGTSLYNSAVVIGPQGHIGTYRKMHLWGNENLFFEPGDNGFPVFHTAIGRIGVAICYDGWFPETYRLQALQGADIVCVPTNWVPIPGQAEGREAMANILAMAAAHSNSLYIACADRIGTERGQPFEGQSLIISYTGWPVAGPASRTGEEIVVAELDLGAARSARNWNAFNQVLRDRRTDVYAEMLGSDIRRGWY from the coding sequence ATGCCGACTTCGAGCCTTGTCCGCGTGGCCTGCGTCCAGATGGAGCCGCGCATCGGCGATACCAACGCCAATGTCGCGCATTCGCTGACGCTGATCGGCCAGGCGGCTGATGCCGGCGCGACGCTGATCGTGCTGCCGGAGCTGGCCAATACTGGCTACGTGTTCGAGACCCGCGAGGAGGCCTTCGCCCTCGCCGAGACCATTCCCGACGGCCCGACCTGCCGGGCCTGGGCCGCCCTCGCGGCCGAGCGCGGGCTGCACATCGTCGCCGGCATCACCGAACGCGCGGGCACCTCGCTCTACAACAGCGCGGTGGTGATCGGGCCGCAGGGCCATATCGGCACCTACCGGAAGATGCATCTGTGGGGCAACGAGAACCTGTTCTTCGAGCCCGGCGACAATGGCTTCCCGGTGTTCCACACCGCCATCGGCCGGATCGGCGTCGCCATCTGCTATGACGGCTGGTTCCCCGAGACTTACCGGCTGCAGGCATTGCAGGGCGCGGACATCGTCTGCGTGCCGACCAACTGGGTGCCGATCCCTGGCCAGGCCGAGGGGCGCGAAGCGATGGCCAACATCCTCGCCATGGCGGCCGCCCATTCCAATTCGCTCTACATCGCCTGCGCCGACCGCATCGGCACCGAGCGCGGCCAGCCCTTCGAGGGGCAGAGCCTCATCATCTCCTATACGGGCTGGCCGGTGGCGGGCCCCGCGAGCCGCACCGGCGAGGAGATCGTCGTCGCCGAACTCGACCTCGGCGCCGCCCGCAGCGCGCGCAACTGGAACGCGTTCAACCAGGTGCTCCGCGACCGGCGCACCGACGTCTACGCCGAGATGCTCGGCTCCGACATCCGTCGGGGCTGGTACTGA
- a CDS encoding substrate-binding protein: MSRNHLLLAGLLAGALAAGPVRAADTITIGIPVGLSGANSVVAPSVVQSAELAVEEINAKGGILGKKVVLEVADDASGAAGAQKAFDSLIFQKKVDVLISMETSAARNAGLPIVNRGKTPYIYTSFYEGRSCSPYMYVNAWVPDQQVAPIVDFFNKEGAKTYFLIGSDYAFGRGMLAFTKSYIEKTGGKIVGDEYAPMDATDWTAILSKVKAANPDAIITSTAGGAPNVTLTKQLRAAGIKSLYGNLAVDEGTAKAMGPDAEGIYIAGSYFTNIDTPANKAFLAAMEKKFGTGLKTPNDLSVPQYEAVYAYKAAVEKAGTTEAAKVIPALAEVSVDGPRGTITMNKQRHAPLTMYLGQVQGDGSVKILSTFKNVDPGEQCPKLN, encoded by the coding sequence ATGTCACGCAATCACCTGCTACTGGCCGGCCTGCTGGCCGGCGCGCTCGCGGCGGGCCCCGTCCGCGCGGCGGACACCATCACCATCGGCATTCCCGTCGGCCTGTCCGGCGCCAATTCGGTGGTCGCGCCCTCCGTGGTCCAGTCGGCGGAACTGGCCGTCGAGGAGATCAATGCCAAGGGCGGCATTCTTGGCAAAAAGGTCGTGCTGGAAGTGGCCGATGACGCCTCGGGCGCGGCCGGCGCGCAGAAGGCCTTCGACTCGCTGATCTTCCAGAAGAAGGTGGACGTGCTGATCTCCATGGAGACCTCGGCGGCGCGCAATGCCGGCCTGCCGATCGTCAATCGCGGCAAGACCCCCTACATCTACACCTCGTTCTATGAGGGCCGCTCCTGCAGCCCGTACATGTATGTGAACGCCTGGGTGCCCGACCAGCAGGTCGCCCCCATTGTCGACTTCTTCAACAAGGAAGGCGCCAAGACCTACTTCCTCATCGGCTCCGACTACGCCTTCGGCCGCGGCATGCTCGCCTTCACCAAGAGCTATATCGAGAAGACCGGCGGCAAGATCGTGGGCGACGAATACGCCCCGATGGACGCGACCGACTGGACCGCCATCCTTTCGAAGGTGAAGGCTGCCAACCCGGACGCCATCATCACCTCGACCGCCGGCGGCGCGCCGAACGTGACCCTGACCAAGCAGCTGCGCGCGGCCGGCATCAAGTCGCTCTACGGCAACCTCGCCGTCGACGAGGGCACGGCCAAGGCCATGGGCCCGGATGCCGAGGGCATCTACATCGCCGGGTCCTACTTCACCAATATCGACACGCCCGCCAACAAGGCCTTCCTCGCCGCCATGGAGAAGAAGTTCGGCACCGGACTCAAGACCCCGAACGACCTGTCCGTGCCGCAGTATGAGGCGGTCTATGCCTATAAGGCGGCGGTGGAGAAGGCCGGCACGACCGAGGCCGCCAAGGTGATCCCGGCGCTGGCCGAGGTGAGCGTCGACGGCCCGCGCGGCACCATCACCATGAACAAGCAGCGCCACGCGCCGCTGACCATGTATCTCGGCCAGGTGCAGGGCGACGGTTCGGTGAAGATCCTCTCGACCTTCAAGAATGTCGATCCCGGCGAGCAGTGCCCGAAGCTGAACTGA
- a CDS encoding branched-chain amino acid ABC transporter permease: protein MIAQTLDIVTTAAILYVVATGLLLVFGVMKIINFAHGGLMTLGGYAALLTTQAGLNPWLAIPAAALFGGVAGMAIERFVVRPLYSRPLDAILATWGLSIIIGQIITIAFGRGVQFAQSPLNGTLDVLGESYSAYRLALVGIAAVLGLALTALLQNTRLGLETRAVIMNEDLARGLGINSGLVRFLTFTLGSALAGIAGALITPLSSVDPGMGVPWLVNAFMLVLVSGASLVSLLAACLVLGGAQVLVATHLSPVLGGLTIAVLAAVILRIRPKGFARD, encoded by the coding sequence ATGATCGCCCAGACACTGGACATCGTGACGACCGCCGCCATCCTCTATGTGGTGGCGACCGGGCTCCTGCTGGTGTTCGGCGTCATGAAGATCATCAATTTCGCCCATGGCGGGCTGATGACCCTCGGCGGCTATGCCGCGCTGCTGACCACCCAGGCCGGGCTGAATCCCTGGCTCGCCATTCCCGCCGCCGCGCTGTTCGGCGGCGTCGCCGGCATGGCGATCGAGCGCTTCGTGGTGCGCCCGCTCTATTCCCGCCCGCTCGACGCCATCCTCGCCACCTGGGGCCTGTCGATCATCATCGGGCAGATCATCACCATCGCCTTCGGGCGCGGCGTGCAGTTCGCCCAATCCCCGCTCAACGGCACGCTGGACGTGCTGGGCGAGAGCTATTCCGCCTACCGCCTCGCTCTGGTCGGCATCGCCGCCGTGCTGGGCCTCGCGCTCACCGCCCTGCTTCAGAACACAAGGCTCGGGCTGGAGACGCGGGCGGTCATCATGAACGAGGATCTCGCGCGCGGGCTCGGCATCAATAGCGGGCTGGTCCGCTTTCTCACCTTCACCCTCGGCTCGGCGCTGGCGGGCATTGCCGGCGCGCTCATCACCCCGCTGTCCAGCGTCGATCCCGGCATGGGCGTGCCCTGGCTGGTGAACGCCTTCATGCTGGTGCTGGTCTCCGGCGCCTCGCTGGTCAGCCTGCTCGCCGCCTGCCTCGTGCTCGGCGGGGCGCAGGTGCTGGTCGCCACCCATCTCAGCCCGGTTCTCGGAGGTCTGACCATCGCCGTGCTCGCCGCCGTGATCCTGCGCATCCGTCCGAAGGGGTTCGCCCGTGACTGA